From a region of the Sphaerodactylus townsendi isolate TG3544 linkage group LG16, MPM_Stown_v2.3, whole genome shotgun sequence genome:
- the LOC125445498 gene encoding small vasohibin-binding protein isoform X2, translating to MEPGGARREKPPPPPPPKAREQAGSRGEKAKQRAAQQELKQRQRAEIYALNRVMTELEQQQFDAFCKQMQASGE from the exons ATGGAGCCCGGTGGGGCCCGTCGcgagaagccgccgccgccgcccccgcccaAGGCCCGGGAGCAGGCCGGCAGCCGCGGGGAGAAGGCCAAGCAGCGCGCGGCCCAGCAGGAGCTCAAGCAGCGGCAGCGCGCCGAG ATTTATGCCCTCAACCGAGTGATGACGGAACTGGAGCAGCAGCAGTTCGATGCCTTCTGCAAGCAGATGCAGGCGTCGGGCGAGTGA
- the LOC125445498 gene encoding small vasohibin-binding protein isoform X1 gives MASKAAGLQLVRQEPARSAGRETPHGAAQLQPHPQSDAGPTPRTVPIAANWQGGNRPPRPRQARHCDAGSRAWLSRSPCLFGFNQPIEARLEPAGAPAHAPLEAQPSRSPAAILLPGSGHREAGGWSPVGPVARSRRRRPRPRPGSRPAAAGRRPSSARPSRSSSSGSAPRWAGPRRGVGGAKAQIYALNRVMTELEQQQFDAFCKQMQASGE, from the exons ATGGCGAGCAAGGCGGCGGGGCTGCAACTTGTAAGGCAGGAGCCGGCCAGGAGCGCAGGCAGGGAAACGCCGCACGGGGCGGCACAGTTGCAGCCGCATCCTCAGAGTGACGCGGGGCCGACACCACGGACAGTGCCGATTGCGGCGAACTGGCAGGGGGGCAACAGGCCGCCTCGTCCAAGGCAGGCGCGTCATTGCGATGCCGGAAGCCGAGCGTGGCTCTCTCGCTCGCCGTGCCTCTTTGGCTTCAACCAGCCTATCGAGGCGCGGCTAGAGCCGGCCGGCGCTCCTGCGCATGCGCCCCTCGAGGCCCAGCCTTCCCGGAGCCCGGCCGCCATCTTGCTTCCGGGGTCTGGCCACCGGGAGGCGGGAGGATGGAGCCCGGTGGGGCCCGTCGcgagaagccgccgccgccgcccccgcccaAGGCCCGGGAGCAGGCCGGCAGCCGCGGGGAGAAGGCCAAGCAGCGCGCGGCCCAGCAGGAGCTCAAGCAGCGGCAGCGCGCCGAGGTGGGCGGGGCCGCGTCGCGGAGTGGGCGGGGCTAAAGCGCAG ATTTATGCCCTCAACCGAGTGATGACGGAACTGGAGCAGCAGCAGTTCGATGCCTTCTGCAAGCAGATGCAGGCGTCGGGCGAGTGA
- the TRIM62 gene encoding E3 ubiquitin-protein ligase TRIM62, whose protein sequence is MAGPSSASASGRACLAAPCSLKDELVCSICLSLYQDPVSFGCEHYFCRRCIAEHWSRQEGAAAARDCPECRRCFAEPAVAPSLKLANIVERYAAFPLDAILSARRGAFPACAKEHAKVKLFCLTDRAVVCFFCDEPAVHEQHQVTGLDDAFDELQRELKEQLQALQDSERSHTEALALLKRQLAETKSSAKGLRATIGEAFERLHRLLRERQKAMLEELEADTARTLTDIEQKIQRFSQQLRKVQEGTQILQERLAEADKHAFLAGIGSLSERLKGKIHETNLTYEDFPTSKYMGPLQYTIWKSLFQDIHPVPAALTLDPATAHQRLILSDDCTIVAYGNLHPQPLQDSPRRFDVEVSVLGSEAFGSGVHYWEVVVSEKTQWMIGLAHEAVTRKGSIQIQPSRGFYCIVMHDGNQYSACTEPWTRLNVKSKLEKVGVFLDFDKGLLIFYNADDMSWLYTFRERFPGKLCSYFSPGQSHANGKNVQPLRINTVRT, encoded by the exons ATGGCGGGTCCTTCGTCGGCGTCGGCGTCGGGGCGGGCGTGCCTGGCGGCCCCGTGCAGCCTGAAGGACGAGCTGGTGTGCTCCATCTGCCTGAGCCTGTACCAGGACCCGGTGAGCTTCGGCTGCGAGCACTACTTCTGCCGGCGCTGCATCGCCGAGCACTGGAGCCGCCAGGAgggcgcggcggcggcgcgggACTGCCCGGAGTGCCGCCGCTGCTTCGCCGAGCCGGCCGTGGCGCCCAGCCTCAAGCTGGCCAACATCGTCGAGCGCTACGCCGCCTTCCCGCTGGACGCCATCCTGAGCGCGCGGCGCGGCGCCTTCCCGGCCTGCGCCAAGGAGCACGCCAAGGTCAAGCTCTTCTGCCTCACCGACCGCGCCGTCGTCTGCTTCTTCTGCGACGAGCCCGCCGTGCACGAGCAGCACCAGGTCACCGGCCTCGACGACGCCTTCGACGAGCTCCAG CGggagctgaaggagcagctgcaggccctgcaggacaGCGAGCGCAGCCACACCGAGGCCTTGGCCCTCCTGAAGCGCCAGCTGGCCGAGACCAAg TCCTCTGCCAAGGGCCTGCGAGCCACGATCGGGGAGGCCTTTGAGCGGCTGCACCGGCTGCTGCGGGAGCGCCAGAAGGCCATGCTGGAGGAGCTGGAGGCCGACACGGCCAGGACCCTGACGGACATCGAGCAGAAGATCCAGCGCTTCAGCCAGCAGCTGCGCAAAGTGCAGGAGGGCACCCAGATCCTGCAGGAGAGGCTGGCGGAGGCGGACAAGCACGCCTTCCTGGCGGGCATCGGCTCCCTTTCTGAGAG GCTGAAGGGCAAGATCCACGAAACAAACCTCACCTACGAAGATTTCCCCACCTCCAAGTACATGGGACCCCTCCAGTACACCATCTGGAAGTCCCTGTTCCAGGATATCCACCCAG TGCCCGCTGCGCTCACCTTGGACCCGGCAACCGCTCACCAGCGCCTCATCCTGTCTGACGACTGCACCATCGTGGCCTACGGCAACCTGCACCCTCAGCCTCTGCAGGACTCTCCCAGGCGCTTCGACGTGGAGGTGTCGGTGCTGGGctcggaggcctttggcagcggCGTGCACTACTGGGAGGTGGTGGTCTCCGAGAAGACCCAGTGGATGATCGGCCTGGCCCACGAGGCCGTCACCCGCAAGGGCAGCATCCAGATCCAGCCCAGCCGCGGCTTCTACTGCATCGTCATGCATGACGGCAACCAGTACAGCGCCTGCACGGAGCCCTGGACTCGGCTGAACGTCAAGAGCAAGCTGGAGAAGGTGGGGGTCTTCCTGGACTTTGACAAGGGGCTGCTGATCTTCTACAATGCAGACGACATGTCGTGGCTCTACACCTTCCGGGAGAGGTTTCCGGGGAAGCTCTGCTCCTACTTCAGTCCTGGGCAGAGCCACGCGAACGGCAAGAACGTGCAGCCGCTCCGGATCAACACTGTCCGCACCTGA